In Polaromonas sp. JS666, one genomic interval encodes:
- a CDS encoding GntR family transcriptional regulator produces the protein MSQATPTTPLTDSEMYERVISAILDHRLPPGTKLVEDKLASAFGVSRTRIRPVLVRLANEQVVTLIPNRGATVAQPTEQEAREVFEVRRLIEPTLVELFIANASEADMQQLKRCIDDEEAARLAGDMHRAIRLSGDFHLQIAERAGHQTLGRILRELTSRTSLILMTYSTAHERSRDEAAACGCREHRTLLDAIRLRDAREAARHMREHLTRLESQLQFTPPADDAPDLSTLFG, from the coding sequence ATGAGCCAGGCAACGCCCACAACGCCATTGACCGACAGCGAGATGTATGAACGCGTGATCTCGGCCATTCTCGACCACCGCCTGCCGCCGGGCACCAAGCTGGTGGAAGACAAACTGGCCAGCGCATTCGGCGTGTCGCGCACGCGCATCCGCCCGGTGCTGGTGCGGCTGGCCAATGAGCAGGTGGTCACCCTCATACCCAATCGCGGCGCCACCGTCGCCCAGCCCACCGAGCAGGAAGCGCGCGAGGTCTTCGAAGTGCGCCGGCTGATCGAGCCCACGCTGGTGGAGCTGTTCATCGCCAACGCCAGCGAGGCCGACATGCAGCAGCTCAAGCGCTGCATCGACGACGAGGAAGCCGCGCGCCTGGCCGGCGACATGCACCGCGCAATCCGGCTGTCGGGTGACTTCCACCTGCAGATCGCCGAGCGCGCCGGCCACCAGACGCTGGGCCGCATCCTGCGCGAGCTCACGTCGCGCACCTCGCTCATTCTGATGACCTACAGCACGGCCCATGAACGCAGCCGCGATGAAGCCGCCGCCTGCGGCTGCCGCGAACACCGCACGCTGCTTGACGCCATCCGCCTGCGCGACGCCCGGGAAGCCGCGCGCCACATGCGCGAGCACCTGACGCGGCTGGAGTCCCAGCTGCAATTTACGCCACCTGCGGACGACGCACCCGACCTGTCCACGCTGTTTGGTTGA
- a CDS encoding ABC transporter ATP-binding protein, giving the protein MNALASPPPAAIEVIALTKRYAPQDKPAVDGINLRVASGSYCCLLGPSGCGKSTTLRMMAGHESVTSGDILLENRNITDLPAASRGTAMMFQSFALFPHLSALDNVAFSLKMKGVDKAGRRQQAKDLLDRVAMGHLAERKPAELSGGQQQRVALARALITQPRVLLLDEPLSALDPFLRIQMRAELRRWQKELGLTFIHVTHSQEEAMALADTMVVMNHGLIEQVGSPHEIYNRPASEFVARFMGGHNVLDTPAGKIGVRTDHMQVTPAGQAAPDAPHNRRAVVTDVEYQGPYVLLGLQNPGVSPAAHTTAELSVMVPEAAFAARPYAPGDTVQLSWAPEAAHRLQVMPSPTTPLLFS; this is encoded by the coding sequence ATGAACGCCCTTGCCAGCCCCCCGCCCGCCGCCATTGAGGTCATCGCGCTGACCAAACGGTATGCGCCGCAGGACAAGCCTGCGGTTGACGGCATCAACCTGCGCGTTGCCAGTGGCAGCTACTGCTGCCTGCTGGGGCCTTCGGGCTGCGGCAAAAGCACCACGCTGCGCATGATGGCGGGCCACGAGTCCGTCACCAGCGGCGACATCCTGCTGGAAAACCGCAATATCACCGACCTGCCCGCCGCCAGCCGGGGCACGGCCATGATGTTCCAGAGCTTTGCGCTGTTTCCGCACCTGTCTGCGCTCGACAACGTGGCCTTCAGCCTGAAGATGAAAGGCGTGGACAAGGCCGGGCGCCGCCAGCAGGCCAAAGACCTGCTGGACCGGGTGGCCATGGGCCACCTGGCGGAGCGCAAGCCGGCCGAGCTTTCGGGCGGCCAGCAGCAGCGCGTGGCGCTGGCGCGCGCGCTGATCACGCAGCCGCGTGTGCTGCTGCTCGACGAGCCGCTGTCGGCGCTCGACCCTTTTTTGCGCATCCAGATGCGTGCCGAGCTGCGGCGCTGGCAGAAAGAGCTGGGCCTGACCTTCATTCACGTCACCCATTCGCAGGAAGAGGCCATGGCGCTGGCCGACACCATGGTGGTGATGAACCACGGGCTGATCGAGCAGGTGGGTTCGCCCCACGAAATCTACAACCGCCCCGCGAGTGAATTCGTTGCCCGCTTCATGGGCGGGCACAACGTGCTCGACACGCCGGCCGGCAAGATAGGTGTGCGCACCGACCACATGCAGGTCACCCCGGCCGGCCAGGCGGCGCCCGACGCGCCCCACAACCGGCGCGCCGTGGTCACCGATGTCGAATACCAGGGCCCTTATGTGCTGCTGGGCCTGCAAAACCCGGGTGTGTCACCCGCCGCCCACACCACGGCCGAGCTGTCGGTGATGGTGCCGGAAGCGGCGTTTGCGGCCCGGCCCTATGCGCCGGGCGACACCGTTCAGCTGTCGTGGGCGCCCGAGGCGGCCCACAGGCTGCAGGTCATGCCTAGCCCCACTACTCCACTACTGTTCAGTTAA
- a CDS encoding aspartate/glutamate racemase family protein, translating into MRKLLVINPNTSASVSALLQTHVQAAAGLHVQVRTVTARFGAPYISDEASYAVAAHATLDTWAAALAGVDEAPDAVLIGCFGDPGLLALRESSPVPVTGLAEAAFTEAARHGRFAIVTGGERWGPMLQRLAQALGHAPSLAGIHTVAPTGAQLAADPAAARTLLTQACRDAVRQLGAQAVILGGAGLAGMAAALQPGVSVPLIDSVLAGAHWALRSHAPPSRRSKPGFDVPWDKLSPELTALGLQP; encoded by the coding sequence ATGCGAAAACTGCTGGTCATCAACCCGAACACGTCGGCCTCGGTCAGCGCCTTGCTGCAAACCCATGTGCAGGCGGCCGCCGGTCTGCATGTGCAGGTGCGCACCGTCACCGCGCGTTTCGGCGCACCCTATATTTCGGACGAAGCCAGTTATGCGGTCGCTGCCCATGCCACGCTGGACACCTGGGCCGCCGCCCTGGCCGGAGTGGATGAGGCGCCTGACGCGGTGCTGATCGGCTGCTTTGGCGACCCCGGCCTGCTGGCGCTGCGCGAAAGCAGCCCGGTGCCGGTCACCGGCCTGGCCGAGGCGGCGTTCACCGAGGCGGCGCGCCACGGCCGCTTTGCCATCGTCACCGGGGGCGAGCGCTGGGGCCCGATGCTGCAGCGGCTGGCCCAGGCGCTCGGCCATGCGCCTTCACTGGCCGGCATCCACACCGTCGCGCCGACCGGTGCGCAACTTGCGGCTGACCCTGCCGCCGCGCGCACCCTGCTCACCCAGGCCTGCCGCGACGCGGTGCGCCAGCTGGGCGCACAGGCCGTCATCCTGGGCGGGGCGGGCCTGGCGGGCATGGCAGCGGCCCTGCAGCCCGGCGTGAGCGTGCCGCTCATCGACAGCGTGCTCGCCGGCGCCCACTGGGCCTTGCGCAGCCACGCACCGCCATCGCGGCGCAGCAAGCCAGGCTTCGACGTACCCTGGGACAAACTCTCACCGGAGCTCACTGCGCTCGGGCTGCAGCCTTGA
- a CDS encoding ABC transporter permease, which yields MSTPTASLPSPAPAPAPGRSLAAWWQAMPLTTVFVLFFLIPLALILMVSFWDFNEYELLPGFTLKNYFSIFEGCGNTSDLCVTFKTYLSTFKFSFLVWLITLVTGFAVSYFLAFHVRSQGVQTLLFVLCTIPFWTSNVIRMISWVPLLGRNGLVNQSLAGLGVVNQPIEWLLFSDFSVVLAFVHLYTMFMIVPIFNSMMRIDRNLIEAASDSGASAWQTLWNVIVPLSRTGIIIGSIFVITIVMGDFVTIGVMGGQQIASIGKIIQVQTSYLQFPLAAANAVILLALVLMIIWALTRMVDIRKEL from the coding sequence ATGAGCACACCTACCGCCTCCTTGCCTTCACCCGCGCCCGCGCCCGCGCCGGGCCGCAGCCTTGCCGCCTGGTGGCAGGCCATGCCGCTGACGACGGTCTTTGTGCTCTTTTTCCTCATTCCGCTGGCGCTGATCCTGATGGTCAGCTTCTGGGATTTCAACGAATACGAGCTGCTGCCCGGCTTCACCCTGAAGAATTATTTTTCCATCTTCGAAGGCTGCGGCAACACCTCCGACCTGTGCGTCACCTTCAAGACCTACCTGTCGACCTTCAAGTTCAGCTTTCTGGTCTGGCTGATCACGCTGGTGACCGGCTTTGCCGTGTCGTATTTCCTGGCTTTTCACGTGCGCTCGCAAGGCGTGCAGACGCTGCTGTTCGTGCTGTGCACCATTCCTTTCTGGACCTCCAACGTGATCCGCATGATCTCGTGGGTGCCGCTGCTGGGCCGCAACGGCCTGGTCAACCAGAGCCTGGCCGGCCTGGGCGTGGTGAACCAGCCCATTGAGTGGCTGCTGTTTTCTGACTTTTCGGTAGTGCTGGCGTTTGTGCACCTCTACACCATGTTCATGATCGTTCCGATTTTCAATTCGATGATGCGCATAGACCGCAACCTGATCGAAGCAGCCAGCGACAGCGGTGCCTCGGCCTGGCAAACACTGTGGAACGTCATCGTGCCGCTGTCGCGCACGGGCATCATCATCGGCTCGATTTTTGTCATCACCATCGTGATGGGCGACTTCGTCACCATCGGTGTCATGGGCGGCCAGCAGATCGCCTCCATCGGCAAGATCATCCAGGTGCAGACGTCCTACCTGCAGTTCCCGCTGGCCGCGGCCAATGCGGTCATCCTGCTGGCGTTGGTGCTCATGATCATCTGGGCACTGACCCGCATGGTCGACATCCGCAAGGAACTCTGA
- the recJ gene encoding single-stranded-DNA-specific exonuclease RecJ yields MKIQVRDVPPRSVWALQQGGVHPLLAQLYAARGVRSMDELDDGLGKLLPPASLRGTREAARLLADAMAAGQKICVVADYDCDGATACAVALRGLRLLGAQNVGYLVPDRVIDGYGLTPPIAERVKATGADVLVTVDNGIASLEGVARAKALGMQVLVTDHHLPALKDGQVVLPAADVIVNPNHPDCSFESKSMAGVGVMFYVLLALRAELRERGVFGRPAAGPPPGGTAPSGGSTAHEVASVGAIPQPKLDTLLPLVALGTVADVVKLDANNRRLVAQGLKRIRAGALPAGLAGLFTAAGRHAALATTFDFGFALGPRINAAGRLSDMTLGIECLLTDDAARADELARMLDGINRERRDIEAGMREQAQLAADAMIDEDEEPPPAIAIFDPEFHEGVVGIVASRIKDKLHRPTFVFAASQAPGKEHELKGSGRSIAGFHLRDALDLVAKRHPGVLLRFGGHAMAAGCTIAEERFEQFEQALQQVAHEWLDAATLTRRLDTDGPLPAEYRRTDVVDTLHREVWGQGFAAPTFSEEVEVVSQRLVGEKHLALKLKHQGQPVDGIWFGHTTALPARVKLAFRLDADEWQGVKRVRFLVEAAEI; encoded by the coding sequence ATGAAAATACAGGTACGCGATGTGCCACCGCGCAGCGTCTGGGCGCTGCAGCAGGGCGGCGTTCACCCCTTGTTGGCGCAGCTTTATGCGGCGCGGGGCGTCCGCTCGATGGACGAACTCGACGACGGCCTGGGCAAATTGCTGCCGCCGGCCTCGCTGCGCGGCACCCGGGAAGCCGCGCGGCTGCTGGCCGATGCCATGGCCGCCGGGCAAAAAATCTGCGTGGTGGCCGACTATGACTGCGACGGCGCCACCGCCTGCGCCGTGGCCCTGCGCGGCCTGCGCCTGCTGGGCGCACAGAACGTGGGCTACCTGGTGCCCGACCGGGTGATTGACGGCTACGGCCTCACGCCGCCGATTGCCGAGCGCGTGAAGGCCACCGGCGCGGATGTGCTGGTCACCGTGGACAACGGCATTGCCAGCCTGGAGGGCGTGGCACGCGCCAAGGCCCTGGGCATGCAGGTGCTGGTGACGGACCACCACCTGCCGGCGCTGAAGGACGGCCAGGTGGTGCTGCCTGCCGCCGACGTGATCGTCAACCCGAACCATCCCGATTGCAGCTTTGAAAGCAAATCGATGGCCGGCGTGGGCGTGATGTTTTATGTGCTGCTGGCGCTGCGCGCCGAGCTGCGCGAGCGTGGCGTGTTCGGCCGTCCCGCCGCCGGGCCGCCCCCAGGCGGGACAGCCCCCTCGGGGGGCAGCACAGCACACGAAGTGGCAAGCGTGGGGGCTATTCCTCAACCGAAGCTGGACACGCTGCTGCCGCTGGTCGCGCTCGGCACGGTGGCCGATGTGGTGAAGCTGGACGCCAACAACCGCCGCCTGGTGGCGCAGGGACTCAAGCGCATTCGCGCGGGCGCGCTGCCGGCCGGCCTGGCCGGCCTGTTCACCGCAGCCGGCCGCCATGCAGCGCTGGCCACCACCTTCGATTTCGGCTTTGCACTGGGCCCGCGCATCAATGCGGCCGGCCGCTTGAGCGACATGACGCTGGGCATTGAATGCCTGCTGACCGACGACGCGGCACGGGCCGACGAACTGGCCCGCATGCTGGACGGCATCAATCGCGAACGGCGCGACATTGAAGCGGGCATGCGCGAGCAGGCCCAGCTGGCGGCCGACGCGATGATTGATGAAGATGAAGAACCGCCGCCGGCCATCGCGATTTTTGACCCCGAGTTTCATGAAGGCGTGGTCGGCATCGTGGCCTCGCGCATCAAGGACAAACTGCACCGGCCAACCTTTGTGTTTGCCGCCAGCCAGGCGCCGGGCAAGGAACACGAACTCAAGGGCTCGGGCCGCTCGATCGCCGGCTTTCATCTGCGCGACGCGCTGGACCTGGTGGCCAAGCGCCACCCGGGTGTGCTGCTGCGCTTTGGTGGCCATGCCATGGCGGCCGGCTGCACCATTGCCGAAGAGCGCTTTGAGCAGTTCGAACAAGCGCTGCAACAAGTCGCCCACGAGTGGCTGGATGCCGCCACGCTGACGCGCCGCCTGGACACCGACGGCCCCCTGCCGGCCGAATACCGCCGCACCGACGTGGTCGACACGCTGCACAGGGAAGTCTGGGGACAGGGCTTTGCCGCCCCGACATTCAGCGAGGAAGTCGAGGTGGTGTCGCAGCGGCTGGTCGGTGAAAAACACCTGGCCCTGAAACTGAAACACCAGGGCCAGCCGGTGGACGGCATCTGGTTTGGCCACACCACGGCGCTGCCCGCACGTGTGAAGCTTGCTTTCAGGCTGGATGCCGATGAGTGGCAGGGTGTGAAACGGGTGCGGTTTCTGGTGGAAGCGGCTGAAATTTAG
- a CDS encoding DMT family transporter, producing the protein MAGLARTAPHALTGIALQVAAMACFALLDTTTKFISASVPVLMALWFRYAFQAVATTVAVLPVRGRSLLRTAHPRFQCLRGVLLLTSSMLAFFSLKYMPVGEFTAIVMISPLVITLLASLTLGERVSALRWTLVIGGFLGTLIIIRPGDDTFDWTMLLPLALVATHAWFQILTSRLARTEDPVTMHFYTGWVGTLIASLALPFAWTWLDSWTLWGGLVLMGVMGTVGHFMMILAYGRAPASTLTPFLYTQIGFAMIGGWLAFSHVPDRWSILGIALIATCGAAGAWLSVRETRVPVAPPES; encoded by the coding sequence ATGGCCGGCCTCGCAAGAACCGCTCCCCACGCTCTGACCGGCATCGCACTCCAGGTGGCGGCCATGGCCTGCTTTGCCCTGCTGGACACCACCACAAAATTCATCAGCGCCAGTGTGCCGGTGCTGATGGCCCTGTGGTTTCGCTACGCGTTCCAGGCGGTTGCAACCACGGTGGCGGTGCTTCCGGTGCGCGGCCGCTCGCTGCTGCGCACGGCCCACCCGCGCTTTCAATGCCTGCGCGGTGTGCTGCTGCTGACCTCCAGCATGCTGGCGTTCTTCAGCCTCAAGTACATGCCGGTGGGCGAATTCACGGCCATCGTGATGATCTCGCCGCTCGTGATCACCCTGCTCGCGTCGCTGACGCTGGGCGAACGGGTCTCCGCGTTACGCTGGACGCTGGTGATCGGCGGTTTTTTGGGCACCCTGATCATCATCCGGCCTGGCGACGACACCTTTGACTGGACCATGCTGCTGCCCTTGGCGCTGGTGGCCACCCATGCCTGGTTCCAGATCCTGACCAGCCGGCTGGCCCGCACCGAGGACCCCGTCACCATGCATTTTTATACCGGCTGGGTGGGCACACTGATCGCTTCGCTGGCCCTGCCATTTGCCTGGACCTGGCTGGACTCCTGGACGCTGTGGGGCGGCCTGGTGCTCATGGGAGTGATGGGCACAGTCGGACATTTCATGATGATCCTGGCCTATGGCCGCGCACCCGCGTCGACACTGACACCCTTTCTTTACACGCAGATCGGTTTTGCGATGATAGGCGGCTGGCTGGCGTTTTCACATGTACCCGATCGCTGGTCGATACTCGGCATAGCCCTGATTGCGACGTGCGGCGCGGCCGGCGCGTGGCTTTCGGTGCGCGAGACCCGGGTCCCTGTTGCCCCCCCTGAATCCTGA
- a CDS encoding 3',5'-nucleoside bisphosphate phosphatase produces the protein MTLKNILNADLHCHSVVSDGTLTPEALAERAKTNGVELWALTDHDEIGGQQRAAAAARAQGLYYLTGTEISVTFAGETVHIVGLGFDADDADLQQGLRNTRGGREQRAMEMSEGLAKVGIKGAYEGALKFVGNPELISRTHFARFLVESGICRETADVFRKYLTEGKPGYVPHRWANLRDAVGWITKAQGVAVIAHPGRYKFTPNEEYALFTEFKAHGGQAVEVVTGSHTPQEYVKYAGTAKEFGLAASRGSDFHSPDESHTDLGTLPFLPGELTPVWDLLADRIQ, from the coding sequence GTGACCCTCAAAAACATCCTCAATGCCGACCTGCATTGCCACTCCGTCGTATCAGACGGCACCTTGACCCCGGAGGCCCTGGCAGAGCGCGCCAAAACCAATGGCGTGGAGTTGTGGGCACTGACTGACCATGACGAGATCGGCGGCCAGCAGCGGGCCGCCGCCGCCGCCAGGGCGCAGGGGCTGTATTACCTCACCGGCACCGAGATCTCGGTCACCTTCGCCGGCGAAACCGTGCACATTGTGGGCCTGGGTTTTGATGCCGACGATGCAGACTTGCAGCAGGGTTTGCGCAACACGCGGGGCGGCCGGGAACAGCGCGCCATGGAAATGTCTGAGGGCCTGGCCAAGGTAGGCATCAAAGGGGCCTACGAAGGGGCACTGAAGTTCGTCGGCAACCCCGAGCTGATTTCGCGCACGCACTTTGCCCGCTTTCTGGTGGAGTCCGGCATATGCCGCGAAACAGCCGATGTCTTTCGCAAGTACCTCACCGAAGGCAAACCTGGTTATGTACCGCACCGCTGGGCCAATCTGCGCGATGCGGTGGGCTGGATCACGAAGGCTCAGGGCGTGGCGGTGATCGCCCACCCGGGCCGCTACAAGTTCACGCCCAATGAAGAGTACGCGCTCTTCACCGAGTTCAAGGCGCATGGCGGCCAGGCGGTTGAAGTCGTCACGGGCAGCCACACCCCACAGGAATACGTGAAATATGCCGGGACGGCCAAGGAATTCGGCCTGGCCGCTTCGCGCGGCAGCGACTTTCACAGCCCCGACGAGAGCCACACCGACCTCGGCACCCTGCCGTTTTTACCAGGCGAGCTCACCCCCGTGTGGGACCTGCTGGCGGACCGGATCCAGTAA
- a CDS encoding ABC transporter substrate-binding protein → MSDALPDQKGTATDTAISGLPRRSLLKGTAGILATGIFPAVHAQEKIVLRYLGTAVNQDKAIAEKFKADTGITIQYVAVTTDDVTKRAVTAPNSFDLIDTEYFSLKKIVPTGNLKGIDTKRIKNADKITTLFTTGTVAGKAVGDQGTAPKKVIYLEGEKSKVFAKSPTQFMSLIPTVYNADTLGIRPDLIKRPISSWAELLNPEFKGKAAILNIPSIGIMDAAMVVEAKGIYKYPDKGNMTRKEIDLTIATLIEAKKAGQFRALWKDFNESVNLMASGEVVIQSMWSPAVTAVRTKGIACNFQPLKEGYRAWAAGFGLPATLSGKKLDGAYEFINWFLDGWAGAYLNRQGYYSAVLETAKARMEAYEWAYWMEGKPASQDIKSPNGDVLAKTGSVRDGGSYETRMGGIACWNAVMDENNYMVQKWNEFVAA, encoded by the coding sequence ATGTCCGACGCTCTTCCTGATCAAAAAGGTACCGCCACTGACACCGCCATCAGCGGCCTGCCGCGCCGTTCCCTACTCAAGGGCACGGCCGGCATTCTGGCCACGGGCATCTTCCCTGCCGTCCATGCCCAGGAAAAAATCGTGTTGCGCTACCTCGGCACCGCGGTCAACCAGGACAAGGCCATTGCCGAGAAGTTCAAGGCCGACACCGGCATCACCATCCAGTACGTGGCCGTCACCACCGATGACGTGACCAAGCGCGCCGTGACCGCGCCCAACAGCTTTGACCTGATCGACACCGAGTACTTCTCGCTCAAGAAGATCGTGCCCACCGGCAACCTGAAGGGCATAGACACCAAGCGCATCAAGAACGCCGACAAGATCACCACGCTGTTCACCACCGGCACCGTGGCGGGCAAGGCCGTGGGCGACCAGGGCACCGCGCCCAAGAAAGTGATTTACCTGGAAGGCGAAAAAAGCAAGGTCTTTGCCAAGAGCCCGACGCAGTTCATGTCGCTCATTCCCACGGTTTACAACGCGGACACGCTGGGCATACGACCCGACCTGATCAAGCGCCCCATCAGTTCCTGGGCCGAGCTGCTGAACCCCGAGTTCAAGGGCAAGGCGGCCATCCTGAACATTCCTTCCATCGGCATCATGGACGCCGCCATGGTGGTCGAGGCCAAGGGAATCTACAAATACCCGGACAAGGGCAACATGACCAGGAAGGAGATCGACCTGACGATCGCCACCTTGATCGAGGCCAAGAAGGCCGGCCAGTTCCGCGCGCTGTGGAAGGACTTCAACGAATCGGTCAACCTGATGGCTTCGGGCGAAGTGGTGATCCAGTCGATGTGGTCGCCCGCCGTCACGGCCGTGCGCACCAAGGGCATCGCCTGCAACTTCCAGCCGCTCAAGGAAGGCTATCGCGCCTGGGCCGCCGGCTTCGGCCTGCCCGCCACGTTGTCGGGCAAGAAGCTCGACGGCGCCTATGAGTTCATCAACTGGTTCCTCGACGGCTGGGCCGGCGCCTACCTGAACCGCCAGGGCTACTACAGCGCCGTGCTGGAAACCGCCAAGGCCAGGATGGAAGCCTACGAATGGGCCTACTGGATGGAAGGCAAGCCCGCCTCGCAAGACATCAAGAGCCCCAATGGCGACGTGTTGGCCAAGACCGGTTCGGTGCGCGACGGCGGCAGCTACGAAACCCGCATGGGCGGCATCGCCTGCTGGAACGCCGTGATGGACGAGAACAACTACATGGTCCAGAAATGGAATGAATTCGTAGCAGCCTGA
- a CDS encoding site-2 protease family protein — translation MDIANLIQTVAIYALPVLYAITVHEAAHGYVARHFGDNTAWVQGRVTLNPIKHIDPLGTIVMPLVLYLATSGAFLFGYAKPVPVEFGNLRNPKRDMVWVALAGPGANLLQALLWGILLYLLRGADITEPFFIRMCQAGVLVNVVMFVFNLFPLPPLDGGRILVGLLPYKQAVLVSRIEPWGFFVVMALVLAGVISNLWMRPLMALTYTFLETVLMPLAMLVR, via the coding sequence ATGGACATCGCCAACCTGATTCAAACCGTCGCCATTTATGCGCTGCCTGTGCTGTACGCCATCACGGTGCACGAAGCGGCGCACGGCTATGTAGCCCGCCATTTCGGTGACAACACCGCCTGGGTGCAGGGCCGCGTGACACTCAACCCCATCAAGCATATTGACCCGCTGGGCACCATCGTGATGCCGCTGGTGCTTTACCTGGCCACATCGGGCGCATTTTTGTTCGGCTACGCCAAGCCGGTCCCGGTGGAGTTTGGCAACCTGCGCAACCCCAAGCGCGACATGGTCTGGGTGGCGCTGGCCGGTCCCGGCGCCAATCTCCTTCAAGCCTTGCTCTGGGGCATCCTGCTGTACTTGCTGCGCGGCGCCGACATCACCGAACCGTTTTTCATCCGGATGTGCCAGGCGGGCGTGCTGGTCAATGTGGTGATGTTTGTCTTCAATCTGTTTCCGCTGCCACCGCTCGATGGTGGCCGCATTCTGGTGGGCCTGTTGCCCTACAAGCAGGCGGTGCTGGTGTCGCGCATCGAGCCCTGGGGCTTTTTTGTGGTGATGGCGCTGGTGCTTGCCGGCGTGATCAGCAATCTCTGGATGCGCCCGCTGATGGCGCTGACCTACACCTTTCTGGAAACCGTGTTGATGCCCCTGGCCATGCTGGTGCGATGA
- a CDS encoding ABC transporter permease, giving the protein MNSDKRTAGFWFLAAFFALFVLFLYGPMFVIVVLSFQGPEGGLTFPLRGVSLHWFYKLAEGLGVVDIGTALRRSLGLGLAVMAFTVVLSVLAGLAFRKKLAGANTLFFVVVASLIMPSIIVSLGIGLEFRLLDTGIKKVLEVFGMTGTLEGYGTALGLFTSALGAHLTWTLPFGLLIMFAVFNRFNPAYEEAARDLGATPWQGFRHVVLPLIAPSVVGIGMFGFTLSWDEIARTSQAIGDVNTLPLELQGLTTTVTTPSIYALGTVTTVVSLLVMALALGLAWWLDRRQKKGTR; this is encoded by the coding sequence ATGAACAGCGACAAACGCACCGCCGGCTTCTGGTTCCTGGCCGCTTTTTTCGCCCTGTTCGTGCTGTTCCTCTACGGGCCCATGTTCGTCATCGTGGTGCTGAGCTTTCAGGGCCCCGAAGGCGGGCTCACCTTTCCGCTGCGCGGCGTGTCGCTGCACTGGTTTTACAAGCTGGCCGAGGGGCTGGGCGTGGTGGACATCGGCACGGCACTCAGGCGCTCGTTGGGCCTGGGCCTGGCGGTGATGGCTTTTACCGTCGTGCTGTCGGTGCTGGCCGGCCTGGCTTTCCGCAAGAAGCTCGCGGGCGCCAACACGCTGTTTTTTGTGGTGGTGGCGAGCCTGATCATGCCGTCCATCATTGTGTCGCTGGGCATTGGCCTGGAGTTCCGGCTGCTCGACACCGGCATCAAGAAGGTGCTTGAAGTTTTCGGCATGACCGGCACGCTGGAAGGCTACGGCACCGCACTCGGGCTGTTCACGTCGGCGCTTGGCGCGCACCTGACCTGGACGCTGCCCTTTGGCCTCCTGATCATGTTTGCCGTTTTCAACCGCTTCAACCCCGCCTATGAAGAAGCCGCGCGCGACCTGGGCGCCACGCCGTGGCAGGGCTTTCGCCATGTGGTGCTGCCGCTGATTGCGCCGTCGGTGGTGGGCATAGGCATGTTTGGCTTTACCCTGAGCTGGGATGAAATCGCCCGCACCTCGCAGGCCATTGGTGATGTGAACACCCTGCCGCTGGAACTGCAGGGCCTGACCACCACCGTCACCACGCCGTCCATCTACGCGCTGGGCACCGTCACCACCGTGGTGTCGCTGCTCGTCATGGCGTTGGCCCTGGGCCTGGCCTGGTGGCTGGACCGGCGGCAAAAGAAAGGCACCCGATGA
- a CDS encoding L-threonylcarbamoyladenylate synthase: protein MAQFFEVHPDNPQLRLLKQAVNLLARGGVAAVPTDSSYALVCHLDDKAAADSLRRIRGVDDKHHLTLLCRDLSELANYARVDNKQFRLLKAATPGPYTFILEASKEVPRRLSHPSRKTIGLRVPGHKTLQALLELHGAPLLATTLILPGPDNPPHEPLNDARDIRDQLEHELAAVIDAGACHQAPTTVIDLTPMGEGGEPVVVRQGRGDLAALGL, encoded by the coding sequence ATGGCCCAGTTTTTCGAAGTTCATCCCGACAACCCCCAGCTGCGGCTGCTCAAGCAGGCGGTGAACCTGCTGGCGCGCGGGGGCGTCGCCGCCGTACCCACCGACTCCAGCTACGCGCTGGTCTGCCACCTGGACGACAAGGCCGCGGCCGACAGCCTGCGCCGTATTCGCGGGGTGGATGACAAGCACCATCTCACGCTGCTGTGCCGCGACCTGAGCGAGCTGGCCAACTATGCACGCGTCGACAACAAGCAGTTTCGCCTGCTCAAGGCGGCCACGCCCGGGCCCTACACCTTCATCCTGGAAGCCAGCAAGGAAGTGCCGCGGCGTCTCAGCCACCCGTCGCGCAAGACCATAGGCCTGCGCGTGCCGGGGCACAAGACCCTGCAGGCCCTGCTGGAGCTGCATGGCGCGCCCTTGCTGGCCACCACGCTGATACTGCCCGGCCCCGACAATCCGCCCCACGAACCACTCAACGATGCACGCGACATCCGCGACCAGCTGGAGCATGAACTGGCCGCCGTGATTGATGCAGGCGCCTGCCACCAGGCGCCCACCACCGTGATCGACCTCACCCCCATGGGCGAGGGCGGCGAGCCGGTGGTGGTCCGCCAGGGCCGCGGCGACCTGGCTGCGCTGGGCCTGTGA